A stretch of DNA from Lotus japonicus ecotype B-129 chromosome 4, LjGifu_v1.2:
TttggtgaggaggaggaggatgattttgaggaggaggaggatacCATAAAAttaatagtaaaaaaaatacaagtacAATAACCCCTAGAGGATACCATAGTGACTATTTTAATCACCATTCATTTCCTAATTAAGGTCCTCTTCTTCTTTAGGATcaatcctcttcttcttcagttccaGTGAGTCCAATTGAGCACTGTCTTGATGCTGTCATAACTACAATTAATGGTCTCCAAAGAGCCTTTTCTGTTGGAGCATGATCTCATTCTATCTAACTTCTTTGCGTATTCAGAATAAGGAAGGATGATCACCCCTACAATAGCTACTTGGACATTTTGAATCTGAATAGTCAAATTTTAAATGCGCAAAGAAGCTAATGTTAGAGATGGTATCCACTGAACCGCAACCATTATTAAGAAGTAGGAAATTTGGAGAGGAAGAACATCTTAAACAAAGAGAATGAAAGATGATTTGTGTGAGAAGAAGGACAAATGAAGccctatttatagaaaatgaaattgCATAGGAATTAACGAAAATATCATAGGAATCAACGTTCAAATTGAATGTTTTTGGCTGATTCATAAGTTACAATTAAAGTGGCGGTGCGTCACTAACGCACTTTTAGAGTGCATCAACTTCACACTTAGAAAGTGTTTGTAAGGCGCCTTCCAAAACCATGAATGCATCGTACTTTGAAAGTGCGATTCGGAAGCACTTTGAAACAGTGAGCGACAGAGTTGTTTTTGAGTTTCTAGAGTTTCCAACTATACAAATAGATAGGAGATCTAAATAACAATTCCCAAAAAATAAAACGACAATATTCTAGAACGAGGAGGGAATATTAATTATGCTTAAATGGGACCCGCTATTCCACGTGCAAAAGCTAGCGTCTGAACAATTAGGGGGATTCCAACGTTGTTGTTACAAGGGAATCGCGAGTCTCTTGATGGTTTCAGAATTTTGGTATAGATCCACAGATTAACTAACCATGGCAATCCCCACAATACTTCACAAGTCACAAGCATCCACTTGTTTTATCCTGCCAGCTACAATTTTCATGTTCACACATGATGAATAGTATTTCATTGGCTTAATACCTCCAAccacttaataattttttaatttttaataaactcATCAACCACCGCCCACAGACCCTTAAGCACTATATAAACACCCATCCACACCAAATAATATCCATCCTCTCAAACACACTCTTCTACTAAGCTCTAGTAGTTAACTTGCTAGAAGCACATATTCGAAGAGTTTAAGAGATAATGGCTTCCAAAACTTGTTCCTCCTTAGCTCTTTTTCTCACACTCAACCTCATCTTCTTTTCACTTGTCTCCGCTTGTAATTATGGGTGCCCCGgttcaaactcaaacccaagGCCCAGGCCTAGCCCTAGGCCCGCAAACCCCAACCCTAATCCTTCAAGTGGCTCGTGCCCACGTGACGCGCTCAAACTAGGCGTGTGTGCCAATGTGCTGAACGGGTTGTTAAATGTGACATTGGGTGAGCCACCGGTGAAACCATGCTGCACCCTCCTAAATGGCCTTGTTGATCTTGAGGCTGCAGTGTGCCTCTGCACCGCCTTGAAAGCTAATATTTTGGGCATCAACCTCAACCTACCCATCTCACTCAGCTTGCTTCTCAATGTTTGCTCAAAGCAAGTCCCTCGTGACTTCCAATGTGCCTGATTATCGCCTATACATGACAAATTATCTTGATCTACTTTTGCTTCGTGTTTGTGACTTTCTAATATTGCTCTTTCTTATTCCATCCATTTACCACTTTGAGATTCTTGTACGTGCATGATGATTAACATCTTGTTATTCctttgattcagtgtttattTTATGTGGTCATAGTATCACAATAAGGAAAGTATATGTGTTTTGCATTGCCTATGCAAATGGCAAGTGAACCAAAATGATGTACTAgtgttaattatttatttcattgagAAATGAAATTGGTTTAGTGTCAGTAATTCCGTACTACTTTATTTCAGCTGATCTACTTAGCCCGATCTAACTTCCTTTCATATTGCCCAAcaagagaaaaacaaattaTTTAGGAATGCAAAtttattttgctttaaaaaTGAGATCATACTTTCCTAAATACAAAAATGTGAAGGCAAGAATTTTAACCTAAAGTATAGTATAATGCAAATAATTAACATACATATAATAAATCCATGCTTAGTGTCTTAATGAAGAAATGGAACATTGCAAATCAAGTGGCCGGTTGAATCTCTCGGAAATGGTGACAATATATTTGGCTCTGTTTGTAAAAGTACTCAAATCAACAAATGTATTTTCTTACGTAAATATACATTGAAAATCGTAATTCTAATTATTTATGAGGTatcaaatatattattttaaacttAAAACCAAATAAGCACATTCTTATCACATTAGAGCCTTCAAAATAATTCTCtctagaaaaaaaatcaaaactctcCATTTCAGTTTTTGAATGGTTAAATTAAACTTCACCAAAGTCGGagagcatatatatatatatatatatagaggatgtatcttatgagaaaggtaatcttatgtgagaaaatgagaataaatcacgaccgttagatctaacaatcaacggttaagattaaaagaatttaatggtcatgtgattgtcacatgatcacttaaaaaagtcacatgacttaatgttttaatcttgaccgttgatggttagatctaacggtcgtgatttattctcattttctcacataagatcacctttctcataagatacatcctatatatatatatatgatgtatcttatgagaaaggtgatcTTACATGAGAAAATGATCTAATCATTAATGATTCAgattaaatcaaattaatgGTCATGTGATTATTTAAAAATGGAAATGTGTATTATCAATGTACGAATGCAGTATGACGTTTTCCCTAGGACTTGTGATTAATGAATTCAGAATCAGATCAGATCAACTGATCCAAGAGCTAGTTGATCGaatctttatattttatatataatttcaaagtataaatatatacatatatatatataggctaaaaagcacttttggcccctaatgttttaagtttgtgaaaattctgcccctactatatatatttttgtcgatgtttctacccctcatgttttcaaacagtgcatcgtctaccccttcGTCAGTTAGATgttaaaaaactaattaaatgagctgatttgacctttttttaatatattttttggacctgccacgtggaaattacaaatgaaattgaaaaaatgaggCATGGGAGTAggaaaacatgcatttaaccagttcaattacatacataattgatatatacatcaagcaaatttaatttatataatttccttgatcatcatcaacttcatatactcctcttcatctcttcaatccactcaggaacctctcctgagaaagcctgactgacagaggggtagacggtgcactgtttgaaaacatgagggctagaaacgtcgacaaaattAGAATAAggacagaatttgcacaaacttgaaacatcaggggccaaaaatgttttttagccatatatataaacataaaccaattaaaatatcatgttgagctTGGCGATTGAGTCTGAATTTATATTTACATTCAAGCGGTTCTTTTAATAGGCATTTATATTCAAGTTACATGAAATTATAAAACACATCCACATACTCCAATGACAAAATAAAAGGAAGAGCAATGCTATTTGGCACGATGGACATAGCACGAGTGAGCACGAGTCATCATAATTgctactctttctctctctacagTGCCCTTATCAATACTTGAACACCCCATCTGCGTCTCTACTCACTTCCTTCTTCCTTCCCGCATCACTATTCATCAATCAAACCCACCTTTTCCCTTGCCATAAAAAATCAAGCCAATCTttggaaaattaaaaattgaaaaagaggGATTTTCATTTGTGTGAAGAAGCAAGCAAATCTGGGTAAGAAGATGCTTTCATTGGGGGAGGAGCTCTTAAAAGCAAACATATTCCTGTGGGCCCTCTTCATCATCTGTCAATTCCATTACTTTGCCATGGTTTTGCTCCCACCTGTTAACAAATGGCTACCATGAAACCCAACCATTCACTATTATTATTGTGTCGTCTTTGTACCCTTCGCCAGAGAACCACGCCGTTGTAAGGAGCTCCTACGCCGCGATGCCGTCTTCCCCTCCCAAGACCTCAGTGTTCTCTTTCGCGATGACTGATGATAAGATGAAGAAACTTcaatctattttattttaattttaattttaaaaatattaatttattaatctcGTGCGCTGTCGTGTGTTAAAGCAGTGGCGGACCCACACTATGGtgagggggttcaactgaaccccctgaaaaagaaaataatttcacTTACCCTCTTGTATAggttttttttgaaccccctgagatTTTTATTTTGCACCTTGAACCCCACAtactcctctctctctcacacgtACTCACAGCCTCACCCTCTTTCTCACAGTCTGGCATGTCGTCACCATTTGAAATCTGCGAACCCTAGAAATCCAAGATGAACCAGTACCACATCTACGAAGCCATTGGTCGCGGAAGATACTCGGTAACTTCACCTCCTCCTTCGATTTCCATTTTTCAATCTGGTTTCTCCTCCAGGCCATTTTCGAACTTCAATCGctcttttctatgtttttctttaTGTATCTGCAGACCGTGTACaaaggaaggaagaagaagacaatCGAGTATTTCGCCATCAAAAGCGTCGACAAATCGCATAAGAACAAGGTTCTTCAAGAAGTAAGCCCCTCATTCTCGGAAATTCCATAACCGGAGCTTCATAGTTCATTTAATTTGCTActattattgttaattatcatcATCAATCGCGACGTCGATGACGATAATGTAGTTTTCGTAGTTTTGTAGCAGGTCCCTTAGCTGTATCATGTACGCACTAACACTGTGAATTCACCGATTTTGAATTCTGCAGGTTAGGATTATTCATTCCTTAGATCACCAAAATGTGCTCAAGTTTTATTCCTGGTAAGTATTGATTTTACAGAAACAGACGCGGGGGATCTAATGAAGAAATCACATTGACTATGCTTACCTTgaagaaattaataaaaattctaCTATAAATAGGGACAGTTATAATAAATTGAATTCCTAGTATAAGTTCTAAATTTTGTATTATGATATTGAAGTGGTTCTTGGTATTGAGATTTCTTGAATTGTTAACATACCACTTGTACAAGAGATATGCTGAATTGTTGATGGACTTGGTATTGAGATTTCTTGAATTGTTAACACACCACTTGGACTTGGTATTGGGAAGGCAGAGGCACTAAATCTGTTGGGAGCTTCTTTGACATCCCCTTGCTTTTTGACCTAGGATTCAAAAACTTGCTTTTTTTATCTCCCTTGGTATAAGCTTGAAGCAAACTGTTTATGTGAATGTGATTGTGCTATGTAAGTGCTGTTAGGACAGCACAATCTTGACCTTAATCGTTGGCCATGAGATATATTAAGATGTTTATGAATGATTGTTTAGTTACTTACATTTCAATAACATTGACTCTGAGCTTATTGTTCAATGATTTCAGAATATGAAATCGCGTAGAAgacaactatgacttgtataatttatgatgtataaaaaaattacagttgtttttaattatatttgtatCGATGTActcatttaaaaaatttgaaccccctgacccccggggtcctggatccgccactgtgTTAAAGACTCGTGCCTTTTAGCATTTTCCTATAAAAGGAAGTAGTCAGAAGTTGATTTAAAATGTTTTTGGAATGTTTGCATTATTTTGATGTTCATTATTTTATTAGAATGTTGATGAGCGTCTTTAGGATAAtagttgagaaaaaaattatacattaaaaatataaaaatcaagagctatttatttcttaaacaattaaaaattaatggTTATTAAAATATACTCTACACTTAATTTTGACCACAAtgatgatatatacacacctcattttttaaatacttcattttcacttctttttatttctatctctttaTATCATCTACTACATCTCATattttatctctcttactttttcttttcttcatatctctctcctcattccacctctctccacttcaaagagaggtgtgaaagGAACATGCATTATACTGTTGACCAATATACATAGAAAGTATCTTAACTAGAATTTTCTTTTTACTACAATCTTAATTAGGAGCATTATCATCAGTGGCGGAACCAAGACCCGGCGtcaggggttcaaatttttcaaatgaacacatcggtaaaaataaaataaaaaaacaactttatatatcataaattatacaagtcatagtttggcaaattgatgagttttttatgtaaataaatgcAAAACTTGATCTAAAAGTATAATTTAAGTGTAATTTTTTGTATTCAGGGGATTCACCTCTGAGTATAAGCTACATCCACCCCTGATTATCATGCGACGCATGTTGTCGAAAAACCATGTGCGCATATTTTcctgagtaatgatatatacacacctcattttttaaacacttcattttcacctctttttatttctatctctctcatcttatcatctatcacatctcttattttctctctcttactttttcttttctttctatctctctcatcattccacctctccacctcaaaagagaggtgtggatgaaacattatccTATTTTCCTTTCACATATGTTGCATCAGTGTCGTTGAAATTTATGGCAAATAGGTTTTCTGTTTTCCAAATTAAAGCACTGTTTGTCCCGTGATGATCATATACATTGCAGataaagaaacaaaataatTGTTTTAAAGGTCAACAAAATGAATCATGTAAAGGGAATTGATATTGATAACCTATCTATTCTTACTCTCCTTCATATTAAGAAAAGTTTAAAATactctttttaaaataaattttcggtttaaatactctggacgtccctgaaattgtctgcTGGACTGGGCGaaaccctagggtccctcgcccaggagcgctagCTCAGGGCGACGA
This window harbors:
- the LOC130715720 gene encoding 14 kDa proline-rich protein DC2.15-like is translated as MASKTCSSLALFLTLNLIFFSLVSACNYGCPGSNSNPRPRPSPRPANPNPNPSSGSCPRDALKLGVCANVLNGLLNVTLGEPPVKPCCTLLNGLVDLEAAVCLCTALKANILGINLNLPISLSLLLNVCSKQVPRDFQCA